A section of the Elizabethkingia anophelis R26 genome encodes:
- a CDS encoding phytase, which translates to MANKSDGSDMVSIPLNATFRHGLFVVMSDDKTFHYYRWEDIAGEELDVN; encoded by the coding sequence ATGGCCAACAAAAGTGATGGTTCTGATATGGTAAGTATTCCTTTGAATGCAACATTCAGACATGGTCTTTTTGTTGTGATGAGTGATGATAAAACTTTTCATTATTACCGTTGGGAAGATATCGCTGGTGAAGAGCTGGATGTCAACTAA